A region of the Vibrio tubiashii genome:
GATGTTTTCTGCACTGCTAGGCTTAGACCATTGGCTGATAGTGCTTTTCCATTCTGACTGGGTTTTGACCCACTTAGGGTTATTGACCATGACATTGCCAGGGCAAAGTGGATAGCCAAGTTGTTGTAGCGTATGGGTTAGTTGACCCATAACTGTTTCACATTGGTGCCAATGGAGACCATCTTTGATGATCAGTGCGTTGTCTTGGTCAGTTTTCAGTATTTGTTCCCCACGCCCTTCTGAGCCTAGAACGACCAAACAGCAGTGATCGTGAAGGGCAGGAGGAACAATCAGTTCAAAGGCTTTCTCTATGATCTGCTCGTTGACCGCTGAGATCAGTTCCATGATAAAGCGGGTGCGAATGCCGTTGTTCAGTAGACTTTCGACTAAGTTTCGCTGCCTGTTGGAGGCGAGGGCCAACTCTTCAATACTGGTCGAGCGGGCAATACTTAACGTTAATACGTGCGAGTGGGTTGAGAAAGCGCTGAGGATCTGGGTCATATCGAGCATACCGACCGCTTCTTTACCATCGGCGACCATCACGCGTTTCATTCGATGACGAGTCATTTTAATCATCGCATTAAAAAGAAACTCACCGTCCTCAACGTGCACCACAGGGAAAGTGGCAATTTTGCCTACTGGAGTGTCGAGTGGATGACCTTCAAGCATAACGGCATGCAGCATATTGGTTCGAGTAATGATCCCATACGGCATTGAGTGCTCATCTTCAACGAGGCGGATGTCAGAGTCGTTTAGTCGCACTAAAGCAGAGTCGATACCATTTTGCTTGAGTGTCTGCGTGACTTCATTCAGCGGCTGTTCGGGAGAGAGTATCATCGGCGGGTGATAGATCTCTTTGTCGACTTTGGTCAGGATAAACTCAGCTAGGTTCTGTTGTTGCTGGGCCGCATCGATCAGCTCTTGGCGCTTGGCAAGGTTGTTGTCGAAATAGGCGGCAAACTGACCATTCTCGTTATATAGCTCAATGAAAACGGACTTGGGCAATAGATAGCAAAGGGTATCTTCTAATGCGATGTAGCGATGTTTTACCGTCTCTTCAGATAGAGCACGCACATCAAACAAATCATCATTAGCGTAGTGAGCAAAGATTTCTTTGTCGTCTTCCGAACGCTCTTCGACTGCTCCCTTGATCAGGATGTGAAGATGCTGGCTCTGTGTGCCGGGCTGAAGTAAGGTTTCTTTGGCACGGAAGTAAGCAACATCCAATGAGCTACGCAGCCGGTTCTGCTGCTGGCTGTCCAATCGATCAAACGGTGGGGAGTGCATATTAAATTTATCTGGCATTGCGGACCCTACTTCATTGCCACTCTATAGGTTAAGTGTGCAGGATTGGCATAATTGTTCCAGACGACTTTGGTCGAATCTATTAATGAAACAAGTCCGGCCACTTCGTTGCTAATGATGAAAATAGTGAGAATAGGGAAACGCAGTTGTGACGATTATTCCCTTTTTATTCTCAGCAAAGCAAACGATAATATCGCCGCTTTGTTCCAATTTATTCACGCATTCAGAGGTAATGATGCTCACCCCATCTCCATATGGCTGGATTTCCCAGTATTTTGTCGGTTTCTTTTTCGCTTATGGTGTTTATCTACCATTTTGGGCGTTGTGGTTTGAAGAGCAGGGGGTATCGGCAACAGATATCGGATTACTGGTCGGTATTGGTTTTGCTACCCGATGTGTCGCCAACATGGTGCTAACACCACGTATCCATAAAGTCGAACACTTGATGCCAGCACTGCGATGGCTCAGCTTTGCCTCTATTCTTTTTGTTGGTTTCCACTTCTTTACAGGTGGTAGCTTTTGGTTAATGGCATTGGCGACTGTGTTGTTCAACTTGTGCTGTGGCCCTATTGTTCCCTTGTCTGATGCGATGGCGAACTACTATTCACGTTTGCAAATGTTGGATTATGGCCGCACTCGCCTGTGGGGTTCGATTGCCTTTATTGCGGGTTCAACGGTGGTTGGCTTCTTAGTTGCGCAGTATGGCAGTGACATGATTATCTTCACCGCGCTGGCTGGTGTAGTTGTGGCTTTGTTGTTCTCGATGCGCAACATCAATCCAATGCCCGTTACGACGGAAGATGAAGATGCCGAGCGTCCTAAGTTGACAGAGCTGCTGCGTGAACTTCCCGTGGTAAAGTTCCTGGTTTTGGTTTCTCTTATTCAAGGTAGTCACGCTGCGTACTACAGCTTCAGTTCGATTTATTGGAAAGAGGCGGGCTATTCGGAAGATATCATCGGCTATTTATGGAGCTTAGGTGTCGTGGCTGAGGTGGCGATTTTTGCTTTGAGTAAACGTCTGTTCTCGGGTTGGACGCTTCGAGCATTGTTTATGGTCGCTGCACTTGGTGTGGTGGTACGTTGGGGTTTGACGGCTTCTACAACAGCTTTAGTAGCATTGGTAATGATCCAGCTTCTGCACGGTGTGACCTTCGCAATCGCACATATTGCCGCGATTCAATATATCCAACACTCTGAGCAAAGAAAAATGGTGGCGCTGCAAGCGCTGTACAATGCGATTCCTTTAGGGGCATTCATCGCCTTGATGACCACGTTAAGTGGTTGGGGCTATGAAAACTGGGGGGCAAACGTCTTCTGGGCGATGGCCGCTATGGGTGTCTTGGCTCTATTTATCAAAGTTGACCCTCAAAAACATCAAGTTAGCGATATGTCGAAAGCGGAGCCTAATGCACAGAATTAAGCCTAGCTGATTGAGTTGATAGCATATCCTTAGTTAAATGAAACCTCTCCAATATGGAGAGGTTTTTGATTGGCGCATGATAAGGATATCTGATGCAAGGCTGGCTAGTGATCACCGTATCACTGATGTATCTCGGACTACTGTTCCTCATTGCTTGGTATGGCGATAAACAGCATAACTGGTTGGCGAAATGGCGACCTTGGATTTACAGCCTATCTATCGCAGTGTACTGCACATCGTGGACATTTTACGGCACCGTCGGACAGGCCAGTAACAATCCTTGGGCATTCCTGCCTATCTATATTGCTCCAATACTCGTCTTTACGCTTGGTTGGCGAATTCTGGCTCGACTGATTATTACCGCCAAACGAGAACATATTACCTCTATTGCTGACTTTATCGCTGCGCGTTATGGCAAATCACAAGGCTTAGCGGTGGTCGTTACCTTGATTGCAGTGGCTGGTATTTTGCCTTACATCGCCCTGCAACTGCGCGGTATTACCATGGGGTTAGAGATCATTTCACCAGAACTGCCGCGAAGTTTCGAAGGCTCAAGCCTTGATGTATCTTGGTTCGTGGTCGGGGCATTGGCCATTTTTACCATGCTGTTTGGTACTCGCCATATTGATAACACTGAGCATCACCGTGGCATGATGATGGCGATTGCGTTTGAATCTATTATCAAGCTGGTGGCATTTCTAGCCGTTGGTCTGTTTATTCTGTTCTTGGCACTGAATCGCAATGACGTTGAACTGGCACAGATTGCACGTCAGACCTACCAATCACCGAACATACCGACTCTAGTTATTCACACCGTGC
Encoded here:
- a CDS encoding DUF294 nucleotidyltransferase-like domain-containing protein — encoded protein: MPDKFNMHSPPFDRLDSQQQNRLRSSLDVAYFRAKETLLQPGTQSQHLHILIKGAVEERSEDDKEIFAHYANDDLFDVRALSEETVKHRYIALEDTLCYLLPKSVFIELYNENGQFAAYFDNNLAKRQELIDAAQQQQNLAEFILTKVDKEIYHPPMILSPEQPLNEVTQTLKQNGIDSALVRLNDSDIRLVEDEHSMPYGIITRTNMLHAVMLEGHPLDTPVGKIATFPVVHVEDGEFLFNAMIKMTRHRMKRVMVADGKEAVGMLDMTQILSAFSTHSHVLTLSIARSTSIEELALASNRQRNLVESLLNNGIRTRFIMELISAVNEQIIEKAFELIVPPALHDHCCLVVLGSEGRGEQILKTDQDNALIIKDGLHWHQCETVMGQLTHTLQQLGYPLCPGNVMVNNPKWVKTQSEWKSTISQWSKPSSAENIMDLAIFTDAHAVAGNKTLLEPITQHLKQTMLNNMLALQDFSRPALQFSLPLTLFGNVKKDKQGVDVKSGGIFPIVHGIRTLSLEYGIEEKNTFERIEALRLKRILEPETADNLSEALKLLFKLRLNQQLTNQHSHNRIDLKQIERTERDLLRHSLHVVKKFKQFLGYHYQIRD
- a CDS encoding 3-phenylpropionate MFS transporter, with amino-acid sequence MLTPSPYGWISQYFVGFFFAYGVYLPFWALWFEEQGVSATDIGLLVGIGFATRCVANMVLTPRIHKVEHLMPALRWLSFASILFVGFHFFTGGSFWLMALATVLFNLCCGPIVPLSDAMANYYSRLQMLDYGRTRLWGSIAFIAGSTVVGFLVAQYGSDMIIFTALAGVVVALLFSMRNINPMPVTTEDEDAERPKLTELLRELPVVKFLVLVSLIQGSHAAYYSFSSIYWKEAGYSEDIIGYLWSLGVVAEVAIFALSKRLFSGWTLRALFMVAALGVVVRWGLTASTTALVALVMIQLLHGVTFAIAHIAAIQYIQHSEQRKMVALQALYNAIPLGAFIALMTTLSGWGYENWGANVFWAMAAMGVLALFIKVDPQKHQVSDMSKAEPNAQN